Proteins from one Drosophila gunungcola strain Sukarami chromosome 3R, Dgunungcola_SK_2, whole genome shotgun sequence genomic window:
- the LOC128252468 gene encoding uncharacterized protein LOC128252468, protein MTLANVLKVLALSWLLAVKASPEEDNLSEHNRFREKHGVPALTLDESLSKDCAEYAQVLAEKGSLVHSPDGGQKYGENLCLRSEAPLRCVQDWYDEIKEYDFAKAQFTMNTGHFTALIWKSAKKMGHGQAKSKKGIYFVVARYYPPVNVLGQFKENVPEPIDGIEGGGSTTDGNTNMKLQLVAAAATPEEDNLNEHNRLRKKHGVPALTLDDTLSKGCEEYAQVLAEKGSLTHSGDGRKYGENLCLRSKEPLKCVQNWYDESREYDFDKAEFSLGTGHFTAMVWKGAKQIGHGQAKSEKGVYFVVARYYPPVNDLGQFKENVSKPIEHIIETCDRRLGGYLSQGCEWKDGFSMEKEADVPQLHKIAYGKLNHHNFWANVDGDGCDDYVAADDWSSCRVVALSATELVSSAAAATFLCVFLYFFVSDGKDYLESAAACKRLNDKDAGRTTMARTTSMGWRCRCDGDGDGNGDEDADARLMTTKALRSSPQDNSEG, encoded by the exons atgactttggctaacgtattaaaagttttagctCTTAGTTGG TTGTTGGCGGTCAAAGCTAGCCCTGAAGAAGACAACCTAAGCGAACACAATCGGTTTAGGGAGAAGCACGGCGTTCCTGCGCTGACGTTGGACGAAAGTCTTTCTAAGGACTGCGCAGAGTATGCGCAA GTGCTAGCCGAAAAAGGATCGTTGGTGCATTCGCCTGATGGAGGCcagaaatatggtgaaaactTATGCCTTAGGTCTGAAGCACCTCTTAGATGTGTTCAAGACTGGTACGACGAAATCAAAGAGTACGACTTTGCTAAAGCACAGTTTACAATGAATACTGGCCATTTTACTGCACTGATttggaaaagtgcaaaaaaaatgggTCATGGCCAAGCCAAAAGTAAGAAAGGGATCTACTTCGTGGTAGCAAGATATTATCCACCAGTAAACGTTCTCGGACAGTTCAAAGAAAATGTCCCGGAGCCGATTGA CGGGATTGAAGGTGGAGGTAGTACTACTGATGGCAACACTAATATG AAATTACAGTTGGTCGCGGCCGCAGCTACACCTGAAGAAGACAACCTAAACGAACACAATCGGTTGAGAAAAAAGCACGGCGTTCCCGCGCTAACGTTGGACGACACTCTATCCAAGGGATGCGAAGAGTATGCGCAA GTTCTAGCCGAAAAAGGATCACTGACGCATTCAGGTGATGGCCGAAAATATGGTGAAAACTTATGCCTTAGGTCTAAAGAACCTCTTAAATGTGTTCAGAACTGGTACGACGAAAGCAGAGAGTACGATTTTGATAAAGCAGAGTTCAGCCTGGGTACCGGCCATTTTACAGCAATGGTTTGGAAGGGTGCAAAACAAATCGGTCACGGCCAGGCCAAAAGTGAAAAAGGTGTCTACTTCGTGGTGGCAAGGTATTATCCACCAGTAAACGATCTTGGGCaattcaaagaaaatgtttcGAAGCCGATCGAGCATATCATTGAA ACATGCGACCGCAGGCTGGGCGGGTATCTTTCGCAAGGCTGCGAGTGGAAGGATGGATTTTCCATGGAAAAAGAGGCGGATGTGCCACAGTTGCATAAAATTGCATACGGAAAACTGAACCACCACAACTTCTGGGCCAACGTCGATGGCGATGGTTGCGACGACTATGTGGCTGCCGACGATTGGAGCAGCTGCCGAGTGGT TGCCCTCTCCGCCACTGAACTGGTTTCATCTGCTGCGGCTGCCACTTTTCTCTGTGtgttcctttatttttttgtgtcgGATGGAAAGGATTATTTAGAGTCAGCGGCGGCTTGCAAGCGTCTCAACGATAAGGACGCAGGACGAACGACAATGGCCAGGACGACGAGTATGGGATGGCGATGCCGATGCGACGGCGACGGCGATGGAAATGGGGATGAGGACGCGGATGCCCGTCTGATGACGACAAAAGCGCTGCGATCATCGCCGCAAGACAACAGTGAGGGATGA